Proteins encoded by one window of Acidobacteriota bacterium:
- the vsr gene encoding DNA mismatch endonuclease Vsr, with amino-acid sequence MTDTVSPQTRSRMMSQIRSTETSPERQVRSYLHRHGLRFRKNVAGLPGRPDVVLKRHSTAVFVHGCFWHQHAGCRDGRIPGSNADYWKPKLKRTQERDRAHQRQLREAGWRVIVVWECEVGPDRLGVLARQILSPGAGSDPQC; translated from the coding sequence ATGACCGATACGGTTTCGCCCCAAACGCGCAGCCGCATGATGAGCCAGATCCGGAGCACCGAGACGTCACCGGAGCGGCAGGTCCGATCGTATCTCCATCGCCACGGGCTTCGGTTCAGAAAGAACGTTGCTGGCCTGCCGGGCCGGCCCGACGTTGTGCTCAAGCGCCACTCGACGGCGGTCTTCGTCCACGGGTGTTTCTGGCACCAGCACGCGGGATGCCGCGACGGCCGCATCCCTGGGAGCAACGCGGACTACTGGAAACCCAAGCTGAAGCGGACGCAGGAGAGAGACAGGGCGCATCAGCGCCAACTGCGAGAGGCCGGCTGGCGTGTCATCGTCGTCTGGGAATGTGAGGTCGGTCCTGATCGTCTCGGGGTTCTTGCCCGGCAGATCCTCTCTCCAGGCGCCGGGAGCGATCCGCAGTGTTGA